In the genome of Rhizobium rhizogenes, one region contains:
- the dut gene encoding dUTP diphosphatase — protein sequence MTVQNDNRPPLRLVRLAHGAGLDLPSYETGGAAGMDLRAAVPADAPLTLKPGERTLVPTGFVFEVPAGYEAQIRPRSGLAIKNGITCLNSPGTVDSDYRGEVKVILANLGDSDFVVERGMRIAQMVIAPVTQVVVSEVTETSATVRGTGGFGSTGV from the coding sequence ATGACCGTTCAAAACGACAATCGCCCCCCTCTCCGTCTCGTCCGCCTTGCCCATGGCGCGGGCCTCGACTTGCCCTCTTATGAAACCGGCGGCGCTGCCGGCATGGACCTGCGTGCAGCGGTGCCCGCGGATGCGCCGCTGACCCTGAAACCCGGCGAACGCACGCTTGTGCCGACCGGTTTCGTTTTCGAGGTTCCGGCCGGTTACGAGGCGCAAATCCGCCCCCGCTCCGGGCTTGCCATCAAGAACGGCATTACCTGCCTCAACTCCCCCGGCACCGTGGACAGCGATTATCGCGGCGAGGTGAAGGTCATTCTCGCCAATCTCGGTGACAGCGATTTCGTTGTCGAGCGCGGCATGCGTATCGCGCAGATGGTGATCGCACCGGTGACGCAGGTTGTCGTAAGCGAAGTGACGGAAACCTCCGCAACGGTGCGCGGCACCGGCGGTTTCGGCTCCACCGGAGTCTAA
- a CDS encoding YifB family Mg chelatase-like AAA ATPase, which yields MVVRVNTVAFQGMEGVLVEVQVMVAPGKVGIQIVGLPDKAVAESRERVQAALHASGLALPAKKVTVNLAPADLPKEGSHFDLPIALGLMAALGAIPAEALGQYVVLGELNLDGTIGMVSGVLPAAMGANALGKGLICPAESGPEAAWAGAGIDILAPRSLIALANHFRGTQLLSRPTPAIRANPVNLPDLADIKGQESARRALEVAAAGGHNLLMVGPPGSGKSMLAARLPSILPPLEAAELLEVSMVHSIAGQLSGGKLSDRRPFRTPHHSATMAALIGGGLRAKPGEASLAHHGVLFLDEFPEFSPQVLDALRQPLETGECIIARANHRVSYPAEIQLVAAMNPCRCGMAGEPGFTCARGPRCVTDYQARISGPLLDRIDIRIDVPAVSATDLIRPVASEPSAAVAARVARARLAQQERYASAGFPAIRTNARCTTTLIEKYAEPDASGLQLLRDAAERLKFSARGYHRILKVARTLADLDGKQTVGRIHVAEAVSYRIAGERLRTAA from the coding sequence ATGGTGGTACGGGTCAATACGGTTGCATTTCAGGGCATGGAGGGTGTGCTCGTCGAGGTGCAGGTCATGGTCGCGCCCGGAAAGGTCGGCATCCAGATTGTCGGTCTGCCGGACAAGGCGGTGGCTGAAAGCCGGGAGCGGGTGCAGGCCGCCCTGCACGCCTCGGGACTGGCCTTGCCGGCGAAAAAAGTCACCGTCAATCTCGCACCCGCCGATCTGCCAAAGGAAGGATCGCATTTCGATCTTCCCATTGCTCTGGGCCTCATGGCCGCGCTGGGCGCCATACCGGCGGAAGCGCTTGGCCAATATGTGGTTCTCGGCGAACTCAATCTCGATGGCACCATCGGCATGGTTTCAGGCGTTCTGCCGGCCGCCATGGGTGCCAATGCTCTCGGCAAGGGCCTGATCTGCCCGGCTGAAAGCGGGCCGGAGGCGGCTTGGGCCGGTGCCGGTATCGATATTCTCGCTCCGCGCAGCCTCATAGCGCTTGCCAATCATTTTCGCGGCACCCAGCTCCTGTCGCGCCCGACACCCGCCATCCGCGCCAATCCGGTCAATTTGCCGGATCTGGCGGATATCAAAGGACAGGAGAGCGCTCGCCGCGCGCTGGAGGTGGCGGCGGCCGGCGGTCACAATCTGCTGATGGTCGGTCCGCCCGGTTCTGGCAAATCCATGCTCGCCGCCCGTCTGCCCTCCATCCTGCCGCCACTTGAGGCGGCGGAACTGCTGGAAGTGTCGATGGTTCATTCCATCGCCGGCCAATTATCGGGTGGCAAGCTTTCGGACCGCAGGCCGTTTCGCACACCGCACCATTCCGCCACCATGGCGGCACTGATCGGCGGTGGGTTGCGCGCCAAGCCGGGCGAGGCCTCGCTTGCCCATCACGGTGTTCTTTTTCTCGATGAATTCCCGGAATTCTCACCGCAGGTGCTGGATGCGCTGCGTCAGCCGCTGGAAACCGGAGAATGCATCATCGCACGCGCCAATCACCGCGTCAGCTATCCGGCAGAAATCCAGCTCGTGGCAGCCATGAACCCCTGCCGCTGCGGCATGGCCGGAGAGCCGGGTTTCACCTGCGCCAGAGGGCCGCGCTGTGTGACCGACTATCAGGCCCGTATTTCCGGTCCGCTGCTGGATCGTATCGATATCCGCATCGACGTTCCCGCCGTTTCCGCTACCGATCTTATCCGTCCCGTTGCATCTGAGCCGAGTGCGGCGGTTGCGGCCCGTGTGGCCCGGGCGCGCCTTGCCCAGCAGGAGCGTTATGCGTCGGCGGGATTTCCTGCCATCCGCACCAATGCCCGCTGTACAACGACTTTGATCGAAAAATACGCCGAACCGGATGCATCCGGGCTGCAATTGCTGCGCGATGCCGCCGAACGGCTGAAATTTTCCGCACGCGGTTATCACCGTATTCTCAAGGTCGCGCGCACATTGGCCGATCTGGATGGAAAACAGACGGTCGGCCGCATCCACGTAGCGGAAGCTGTCTCGTACCGTATCGCGGGTGAGAGGCTGCGGACAGCGGCTTAG
- a CDS encoding MmcQ/YjbR family DNA-binding protein → MTLFDRKTFDRVLGGWPGVRFVDQWDSHVAKVGDKVFAVLGEREDWRLVVKCSEESFEILTSLEGIAQAPYFAKRKWVSIADHSPLEQEELEHYVRRSYELVAAGLTKKLRGELGIVIDTASRVRPV, encoded by the coding sequence ATGACCCTGTTTGATCGCAAGACATTCGACAGGGTGCTAGGCGGGTGGCCGGGCGTGCGTTTCGTCGATCAATGGGATTCCCACGTCGCCAAGGTGGGCGACAAGGTCTTTGCCGTTCTGGGTGAGCGGGAGGACTGGCGGCTGGTGGTGAAATGCTCGGAGGAGAGTTTTGAAATCCTCACCTCGCTCGAAGGCATCGCTCAGGCGCCCTATTTCGCCAAGCGGAAGTGGGTTTCGATCGCCGATCATTCTCCACTCGAACAGGAAGAACTGGAGCACTATGTGCGCCGTTCCTATGAGCTTGTCGCCGCCGGCCTGACAAAAAAACTGCGGGGCGAACTGGGCATCGTGATCGACACCGCATCTCGCGTGCGCCCGGTCTAA
- the cysK gene encoding cysteine synthase A — MPEARKPGRGRVYSSITETIGDTPIVRLDKLAKEKGVKANLLAKLEFFNPIASVKDRIGVAMIEALEAQGKITPGKTTLVEPTSGNTGIALAFAAAAKGYKLILTMPETMSVERRKMLALLGAELVLTEGPKGMKGAIAKAQELAETLPDAIIPQQFENPANPEIHRKTTAEEIWNDTDGTVDILVSGIGTGGTITGTGQVLKSRKPDVKVIAVEPADSPVLSGGNPGPHKIQGIGAGFAPAILDTGIYDEIVTVTNDEAFEIARLAARLEGVPVGISSGAALAAAIKVGAREENAGKNIVVIVPSFAERYLSTALFEGLGL, encoded by the coding sequence ATGCCTGAAGCCAGAAAGCCCGGACGCGGACGCGTCTATTCCTCGATTACGGAAACTATCGGCGATACGCCGATCGTGCGGCTGGACAAGCTGGCGAAAGAAAAGGGCGTGAAGGCCAACCTGCTTGCCAAGCTGGAGTTTTTCAACCCCATCGCTTCCGTGAAGGACCGCATCGGCGTCGCCATGATCGAAGCGCTGGAAGCGCAGGGCAAGATCACCCCCGGCAAAACGACGCTGGTGGAACCGACATCAGGAAATACCGGCATTGCGCTTGCCTTCGCTGCCGCCGCCAAGGGTTACAAGCTGATCCTGACCATGCCTGAAACCATGTCGGTCGAGCGCCGGAAGATGCTGGCCCTGCTCGGCGCGGAACTGGTGCTGACCGAAGGCCCGAAGGGCATGAAGGGCGCAATCGCCAAGGCGCAGGAACTGGCCGAGACCCTGCCTGACGCGATCATTCCGCAGCAATTCGAAAACCCCGCCAATCCGGAAATTCACCGCAAGACGACCGCGGAAGAAATCTGGAACGATACCGACGGCACGGTCGATATTCTCGTTTCCGGCATCGGTACGGGTGGGACGATCACCGGCACGGGCCAGGTGCTTAAATCCCGCAAACCGGATGTGAAGGTCATTGCGGTCGAGCCCGCAGACAGCCCGGTTCTTTCCGGCGGCAACCCCGGCCCGCACAAGATTCAGGGCATCGGCGCCGGTTTTGCGCCTGCGATCCTCGACACGGGCATTTATGACGAGATCGTCACCGTGACCAATGACGAGGCTTTCGAAATCGCACGTCTGGCGGCAAGACTCGAAGGTGTGCCGGTCGGCATCTCCTCGGGCGCGGCACTGGCGGCGGCGATCAAGGTCGGCGCGCGCGAAGAAAATGCCGGCAAGAATATCGTTGTCATCGTTCCTTCCTTTGCGGAACGTTACCTTTCGACCGCGCTTTTCGAGGGCCTTGGGCTCTAA
- a CDS encoding LysE family translocator, whose protein sequence is MTLTTLFAYATALFIAAAIPGPGMTAIVARALGSGFRETFFMGLGLVLGDMIYLTGVILGLAFVAQTFQEAFMVLKFAGAAYLLYIAWKLWTAGLLPQDLKAKKSTSMPMSFLSGLLITLGNPKTMLFYVALVPTLIDIRMIGPSEYATLLALTFVVLMAVLLPYILLAAKARNLLKRPSALTILNRTAAGILAGTATMIAIRST, encoded by the coding sequence ATGACACTGACGACCCTTTTTGCCTATGCCACCGCCCTCTTCATCGCCGCCGCCATTCCCGGCCCCGGCATGACGGCGATCGTGGCGCGGGCGCTGGGTTCGGGCTTTCGGGAAACCTTCTTCATGGGCCTCGGACTGGTCCTGGGCGACATGATCTACCTGACCGGCGTGATATTGGGGCTGGCCTTCGTCGCACAGACCTTTCAGGAGGCCTTCATGGTCCTGAAATTCGCCGGCGCGGCCTATCTCCTTTATATCGCCTGGAAGCTGTGGACCGCCGGCCTGCTACCGCAGGACCTGAAGGCAAAAAAGAGCACCAGCATGCCCATGTCCTTCCTGTCAGGCCTGCTGATCACCCTCGGCAATCCGAAAACCATGCTGTTTTATGTGGCGCTGGTGCCAACGCTGATCGATATCCGCATGATCGGGCCATCTGAATATGCGACCCTTCTCGCGCTTACTTTCGTCGTGCTGATGGCCGTTCTCCTGCCTTACATCCTGCTTGCGGCCAAGGCACGCAACCTGCTGAAACGGCCGAGCGCCTTGACAATCCTCAACCGCACGGCGGCAGGCATTCTGGCCGGAACGGCGACCATGATCGCCATCCGCAGCACCTAA
- a CDS encoding peptide chain release factor 3 — protein MAETLAEAVSRRRTFAIIAHPDAGKTTLTEKLLLFGGAIQLAGEVKAKKDRIQTRSDWMKIERERGISVVTSVMTFEYNDRVFNILDTPGHEDFADDTYRTLTAVDAAIMVIDAAKGIEPRTLKLFEVCRMRDIPIITFINKMDRESRDPFEILDEVEEKLALDTAPITWPVGRAKTFCGAYNLADNTFRGVDTQVEAMPVNGPQAVADRLPENERKLFVEETELALEACRPFDREAFLEGHMTPVFFGSALRNFGVRDLINALGDFAPPPRDQVADTRTVHAAEEKMTAFVFKIQANMDPNHRDRIAFARICSGKLERGMKARLARTGKQMGLTAPQFFFASQRQLADTAFAGDVVGIPNHGTLRIGDTLTEGENLVFQGVPNFSPEILRRVRLEDAMKAKKLKEALQQMAEEGVVQLFSPEDGSPAIVGVVGALQLDVLKERLMGEYGLPVSFEMSRFSVCRWISSDQPAEMDKFLNVKRGDIARDLDGDPVFLAQDAFSLRYESERFPAIKMVAIKEYHVAKAA, from the coding sequence ATGGCCGAAACACTTGCCGAGGCGGTCTCCCGCCGCCGCACCTTTGCTATTATCGCGCACCCGGACGCGGGTAAGACGACGCTTACCGAAAAACTGCTGCTGTTCGGCGGAGCGATCCAGCTTGCCGGTGAGGTGAAGGCGAAGAAGGACCGCATCCAGACGCGTTCGGACTGGATGAAGATCGAGCGCGAGCGCGGCATTTCGGTCGTTACCTCGGTCATGACCTTCGAATATAATGATCGGGTCTTCAATATTCTCGATACGCCCGGCCACGAGGACTTTGCTGATGATACCTACCGCACGCTGACGGCGGTGGATGCGGCGATCATGGTTATCGACGCCGCCAAGGGTATCGAGCCGCGCACGCTGAAGCTCTTCGAAGTCTGCCGCATGCGCGATATTCCGATCATCACCTTCATCAACAAGATGGACCGCGAAAGCCGCGACCCCTTCGAGATTCTGGATGAGGTCGAGGAGAAGCTGGCACTCGATACCGCACCGATCACCTGGCCGGTCGGGCGTGCGAAAACCTTCTGCGGTGCCTATAATCTTGCCGACAACACCTTCCGTGGCGTCGATACGCAGGTGGAGGCCATGCCCGTCAATGGCCCGCAGGCGGTTGCCGATCGCCTGCCGGAAAATGAACGCAAGCTTTTTGTCGAGGAAACGGAACTGGCGCTGGAAGCCTGCCGCCCCTTCGACCGCGAAGCCTTTCTTGAGGGCCATATGACGCCGGTGTTCTTCGGTTCGGCGCTGCGCAATTTCGGTGTGCGTGACCTCATCAATGCGCTCGGCGACTTCGCGCCGCCGCCGCGCGATCAGGTGGCGGATACCCGCACCGTCCACGCGGCTGAAGAAAAAATGACGGCCTTCGTCTTCAAGATTCAGGCCAATATGGACCCGAACCATCGTGACCGCATCGCTTTCGCCCGCATCTGCTCCGGCAAGCTGGAGCGCGGAATGAAGGCACGGCTTGCCCGCACCGGCAAGCAGATGGGCCTCACCGCGCCGCAGTTCTTCTTCGCCTCGCAGCGCCAGCTGGCCGATACGGCCTTTGCGGGTGACGTGGTGGGCATCCCGAACCATGGCACCTTGCGCATCGGCGATACGCTGACCGAGGGGGAAAACCTCGTTTTCCAGGGTGTGCCGAACTTCTCGCCGGAAATCCTGCGCCGCGTGCGGCTTGAGGATGCCATGAAGGCGAAGAAGCTGAAGGAAGCCCTGCAGCAGATGGCGGAAGAGGGCGTCGTTCAGCTCTTTTCGCCGGAAGACGGCTCGCCGGCCATCGTCGGTGTCGTCGGCGCGCTGCAGCTCGATGTGCTGAAGGAACGGCTGATGGGCGAATACGGCCTGCCGGTCTCCTTTGAAATGTCGCGCTTCTCCGTCTGCCGCTGGATTTCCTCCGATCAGCCGGCGGAAATGGACAAGTTCCTCAACGTCAAGCGCGGCGATATTGCCCGCGATCTCGATGGTGATCCGGTGTTTCTGGCGCAGGACGCGTTTTCGCTGCGGTATGAATCCGAGCGTTTCCCCGCGATCAAGATGGTCGCGATCAAGGAATATCACGTCGCCAAGGCGGCGTGA
- the coaBC gene encoding bifunctional phosphopantothenoylcysteine decarboxylase/phosphopantothenate--cysteine ligase CoaBC, with product MTLSGKHILLIISGGIAAYKSLDLIRRLKERGAKVTPVMTKGAQEFVTPLAVGALSATHVFTELFSRQDEQDVGHIRLARDCDLVLVAPATADLMAKMAHGLADDLASTVLLATDRRVLVAPAMNPKMWMAKPTVRNVETLEKDGVFFIGPMAGEMAEKGEAGPGRMAEPLQIVEAVEALLESGPKPLRGRTAIVTSGPTHEPIDPVRYIANRSSGKQGHAIAAALAELGAEVTLVSGPVAIADPAGVKTIHVERAEEMRDAVISRLPADIAVMVAAVADWRVAGSSGQKIKKQPGDAPPALQLTENPDILKTVGHHEKRPKLVVGFAAETQDVEKNGRAKLERKGADYIVANDVSAETGIMGGDRNSVKIISADGIEVWPDLDKAEVAKRLAALVAEKLA from the coding sequence ATGACGCTCTCAGGCAAACATATTCTTCTTATCATCTCCGGCGGCATCGCGGCCTATAAGAGCCTCGATCTCATCCGCCGCCTGAAGGAGCGCGGTGCAAAGGTGACGCCGGTGATGACGAAGGGGGCGCAGGAATTCGTCACCCCGCTAGCCGTCGGCGCGCTCTCCGCCACCCATGTCTTTACCGAGCTTTTTTCAAGGCAGGATGAGCAGGATGTCGGTCATATCAGGCTGGCGCGCGACTGCGATCTCGTGCTGGTCGCACCCGCCACTGCCGATCTGATGGCGAAGATGGCGCATGGACTGGCCGACGATCTCGCCTCCACGGTCCTTCTCGCGACGGATCGCAGGGTGCTGGTCGCGCCCGCGATGAACCCGAAAATGTGGATGGCGAAGCCGACTGTCCGCAATGTTGAAACGCTGGAGAAAGACGGCGTGTTTTTCATTGGCCCGATGGCGGGTGAAATGGCGGAGAAGGGCGAAGCCGGTCCCGGTCGTATGGCGGAGCCGCTGCAGATCGTTGAAGCCGTCGAGGCGCTGCTGGAAAGCGGCCCGAAGCCTTTGCGCGGCAGAACGGCAATCGTCACCTCCGGTCCCACCCATGAGCCGATCGATCCGGTGCGTTATATCGCCAATCGTTCCTCGGGCAAGCAGGGCCATGCCATTGCGGCGGCTCTGGCGGAACTGGGGGCGGAGGTCACGCTGGTCTCCGGCCCGGTCGCCATCGCCGATCCCGCCGGGGTCAAAACGATCCATGTCGAGCGCGCTGAAGAAATGCGCGACGCGGTGATCTCAAGGCTTCCGGCGGATATCGCCGTCATGGTTGCCGCCGTCGCCGACTGGCGGGTGGCCGGCTCGTCGGGGCAGAAGATCAAGAAGCAGCCGGGGGACGCGCCGCCGGCGCTGCAACTGACGGAAAATCCGGATATTCTCAAAACCGTCGGTCATCATGAAAAGCGCCCGAAGCTGGTGGTTGGTTTTGCAGCTGAAACGCAGGATGTCGAAAAGAACGGCCGAGCCAAGCTGGAACGCAAGGGAGCGGATTATATCGTCGCCAATGATGTCTCCGCCGAGACCGGCATCATGGGCGGAGACCGCAACAGCGTGAAGATCATCTCGGCTGATGGCATCGAGGTCTGGCCGGATCTCGATAAAGCGGAAGTCGCAAAACGTCTGGCAGCCCTTGTTGCGGAGAAGCTCGCATGA